The following proteins are encoded in a genomic region of Alphaproteobacteria bacterium:
- a CDS encoding NTP/NDP exchange transporter, with amino-acid sequence MSATSTTQPEFTGWRAALWPIHNHELKKFLPLAFIMFCILFNYTLLRDTKDTIVVNSAGAGAISFLKLYCVTPAAILFVIFYAKLTNVLSRENVFYAVVMPFLIFFGAFAFIIYPNLEALHPSPESISALKLSYPALIGFIDIYAYWSFSLFYVLSEIWGSAMIALMFWQFANHVVRMRESKRFYGLFGVVANVALILSGQLVRYCSEDIKAFYATPEEAWQMSIYLLMGSVLVFGTFAMLCYRWMHTSVLTDARYFDPEEAGVPKKKKEKPSLVESIKLILRSPELGLIALLIMAYGVTINLIEVQWKNQLGLFFGGDKGGYNAFMGNFSTITGIFTIVFGLFLGSNILRRVSWFTAAVITPLVITLGGVIFFAFIFAKEWVDFILLAMATTPVAAASFLGAGIVILSKGIKYILFDSTKEMAYIPLDDELKTKGKAAVDVIGGRAGKAGGAFVQSNLQMVLAAGAITSGANIVSVTAPYAFGIFAIVCVLWLFAVKGLSSKVTAAVARRAEINKQAGK; translated from the coding sequence AAAAGTTCCTCCCCCTTGCTTTTATTATGTTTTGTATCCTGTTCAACTACACACTCTTGCGTGATACAAAAGATACCATCGTCGTGAACTCTGCTGGTGCAGGTGCCATTTCATTTTTGAAACTGTACTGTGTGACCCCTGCTGCAATTTTGTTCGTTATCTTCTACGCGAAGTTAACCAACGTATTGAGTCGCGAAAATGTGTTTTATGCAGTTGTGATGCCATTCTTAATATTCTTCGGGGCCTTTGCCTTCATTATTTACCCAAATCTTGAAGCCTTACACCCAAGTCCAGAATCCATCTCTGCCTTAAAACTATCTTATCCGGCCTTAATTGGGTTTATTGATATCTACGCCTATTGGTCATTCTCCCTTTTCTACGTCTTGTCTGAGATTTGGGGCAGTGCCATGATCGCCTTGATGTTCTGGCAGTTTGCCAACCACGTCGTTCGTATGCGGGAATCAAAACGGTTTTACGGATTGTTTGGAGTTGTTGCGAACGTGGCCCTCATCCTGTCAGGTCAGCTCGTTAGATATTGTTCAGAAGACATCAAAGCGTTTTATGCAACACCTGAAGAAGCTTGGCAAATGTCCATCTATCTCTTGATGGGATCCGTCCTTGTATTCGGAACTTTTGCGATGCTTTGCTATCGCTGGATGCACACGTCTGTTCTAACTGACGCGCGTTACTTTGATCCAGAAGAAGCTGGTGTCCCGAAGAAGAAAAAGGAAAAACCATCCCTTGTCGAGAGTATTAAACTCATTCTTCGCTCACCGGAGCTGGGTTTAATCGCGCTTCTCATCATGGCTTATGGGGTAACTATTAACTTGATCGAAGTCCAATGGAAGAACCAATTGGGTCTCTTCTTTGGCGGCGACAAAGGTGGATACAACGCATTCATGGGGAACTTCTCCACGATTACGGGTATCTTCACAATTGTGTTCGGACTCTTCCTCGGATCTAACATTTTGCGCCGCGTTAGCTGGTTTACGGCAGCCGTGATCACGCCACTTGTCATTACCCTGGGAGGCGTTATCTTCTTTGCTTTCATCTTTGCCAAAGAATGGGTTGATTTCATCCTCCTCGCTATGGCAACCACTCCTGTAGCTGCTGCAAGCTTCTTGGGTGCTGGAATCGTCATCCTGTCAAAAGGCATCAAGTATATCCTTTTCGATTCAACGAAAGAAATGGCTTATATTCCTTTGGATGATGAATTAAAAACCAAAGGTAAAGCAGCTGTGGACGTCATTGGTGGTCGAGCTGGAAAAGCCGGAGGCGCCTTCGTACAAAGCAACCTTCAAATGGTTTTGGCAGCAGGTGCCATTACCAGCGGAGCCAACATTGTTTCCGTTACGGCGCCTTACGCGTTTGGCATCTTTGCGATTGTCTGCGTGTTGTGGCTCTTCGCCGTTAAAGGCTTGTCCTCAAAGGTAACAGCTGCCGTCGCACGACGTGCAGAAATAAACAAGCAGGCTGGAAAATAG